The Acidimicrobiia bacterium genome includes the window CGACGGGCGAGAACTGGCTCCTTCCCGGCGGCGAGGAGTTCGAGGCCCGGCGCGTGCCCGACAAGTGCACGCTTCAGCTTCGCGCGGGCGACGTGCTGCGGATCAGGACGCCGGGTGGCGGCGGGTACGGACGCGCACCCAAAGCCGGATGAGTCGGGGCCCGATCAGTCGGCCCGATCAGTCGGCCGGGCGCACGCTCAGGACCTCGACCTGGAAGGTGCGGCGCGGGCCCTCGTAGCCGACGGTGGCTCCGGGGCCGTGGCCGAGCAACGCCCGGCCGAGCGGTGACGATGTCGACAGCACGTCGAGCGTCTCGTGGCGCTCTTC containing:
- a CDS encoding GreA/GreB family elongation factor, which gives rise to EARIRQLDQMLKTAVVVESAPGEVVGPGTIVEIRMEGDDESTSYLVGSIEERHETLDVLSTSSPLGRALLGHGPGATVGYEGPRRTFQVEVLSVRPAD